A single genomic interval of Agarivorans aestuarii harbors:
- a CDS encoding DUF6776 family protein — protein MAKPKLLVVSLIGALALTSVYGLSVVVEEKDQLISQLKQQLSNSLESQSVLQQRLSMVRLEQDTSLAELAQLKQSINQLTEQKLALTEELLVYRKIMAPEQQAGGMKIEQLNIEPMLSPNYYRMQVLLMQVARNKRWLSGELQLVVVGSQNQEPAQYNLAELQSEAIPLAFKFRYFQEVNTDIKLPEGFKAERIELTAKVKGNKWNKKAEIIYKQNWPAE, from the coding sequence GTGGCAAAGCCAAAGTTGTTAGTTGTAAGTTTAATCGGTGCCTTGGCTTTAACCAGTGTGTATGGTTTATCGGTTGTTGTTGAAGAAAAAGATCAACTAATTAGCCAATTAAAACAGCAGCTTAGTAACTCTCTTGAAAGCCAGTCGGTATTACAACAACGTTTGTCGATGGTGCGCCTAGAGCAAGACACCAGCTTGGCAGAGTTAGCGCAGTTAAAACAAAGCATTAATCAACTGACCGAGCAAAAGCTTGCCTTAACTGAAGAGCTGTTGGTGTATAGAAAAATCATGGCCCCAGAACAACAAGCTGGCGGCATGAAAATTGAACAACTAAACATTGAGCCCATGCTTAGCCCCAATTATTACCGAATGCAGGTATTGTTGATGCAAGTAGCGCGCAACAAGCGTTGGTTAAGTGGGGAACTGCAGTTAGTGGTGGTGGGTAGTCAGAACCAAGAACCAGCGCAATATAATTTGGCAGAGTTACAAAGCGAGGCCATTCCTTTAGCGTTTAAGTTTCGTTATTTTCAAGAAGTGAACACCGACATTAAGTTGCCCGAAGGCTTTAAAGCAGAGCGAATCGAACTTACTGCTAAAGTTAAGGGCAATAAATGGAACAAAAAAGCCGAGATTATTTACAAACAAAATTGGCCGGCAGAATAA